From Planctomycetia bacterium:
CGGGCGATTGTGGCACACGTTACAATGCCGGCGATTCACGATGAACGACTATGTCGCACTCTCCTTGGGCATGCTCTGCGCCGGCGCCGGCGGCGAGTTGCTGCTGCGCGGAACGCTGGGGCTGGCCCGCTGGCTGGGGCTCTCGCCGGCGATCACTCGGGCGACCGTGGCGGTGTTCGCCACGGCGGCCGCGGAGATACTGGTCGTCATTCAGGCGGCGCGGATCGATCGACCAGACCTGGCGATTGGAGCGGCACTGGGGACGAGCATCGTCAATCTGGGGCTGGTGCTGGCCGTGGCCTGGTTGACCGCCGAGCCGGCGCAGCACAGCGATGCCTCGCGACGACATGTCGTTTTGGCGGCCGTCGCGCCGCTGGGCTTGCTGACCTTCGCGCAGAACGGCATGGTCTCGCGCGTGGAGGGGAGCATCCTGTGCGCGTTGTTCGCGGCCTGGTTGGTAATGAATACGCTGGCGGCGCGCAACGTCCCGAATCCGGAGCGGCTTGACGAGCCGGTCGCCGAACGGCGCGGATGGTTGGCGATCAGTTTTTCGTTCGTCGGGCTGTTGTTGTTGATTACGGCGGGGCGATTGATTGTGCATGGCATCGAAGGGCTGGCAATTCACTTCAAGCTGGATTGTTTCATCCTTGGAGCGACGCTGGCCCCGCTTTGCACCACGGTGCCGGAATTGACGCACGCGATCGCCACGCAGTATCGCGGCGGGGAGAACGTCTCCACGAGCGCGCTCGTGGACAATAGCTTATTGAACGCGTGGTTTCTGGCCGGACTGGCGGCGATCATCGCGCCGTCGCGGTTGCCGTTTCAGGCGTTGACGATCGCGGTCGTCGCCGCGATGGCGCTGACGCTCTTGGTCTGGCCTGGGAATTGGATCCCAAGGCGGCTGCGCGGCCTCGTGCTGTTAGCGGTCTACGGGGCGTTTGTGTTTTATATGTTGTGAGGCGCAGGCTGTGCGTTTAAAAGCCCAGGGAAGACCACCGATGACGATGGCTATAGCTACGGTTTTCGAGGGTCTTCCCTGGGCTTAGCGGCAACCGACGTCGTTCGCGCTAGCCCTGCATTTCCGCGAACGGCCGACGGGTCTCGATGTACTTGCGATGCGCTTCGAGATAGCAACTCTGGATGAGTCGATCGACGGCCGCGCCTGACGGAAACTTCGCGGAGAATCCCGGGAGCGAGGGGTCGATCGTCAATTTCGCGGCGGCGATCAAATGGGCTAGCAGATCGCGCGGGTCTTCGTCGCCGACCGCGAAACGAATTGTCGTCGGTTGAATGCCGGCTTGCTCCAGGGCCTCGCGGCTGAGCTCCGAATGCGTCGTGAACGCGGGGCAACTGACGATGGTGTTGGCCTGCCCGAGGCTGATCATGTGATCGAACGTCGGCGCCAACGCGTCGAAGAAGCGTTGAAAGGCTTCGAAGGGCACGCTGCGCATATCGATCGTAAACAGCGGCGCCGGCAAGCCAAGAAAACTCAAGCGTTCCCGCAGTGACGAGTTCTCGTCCTTGGCGAGGGCGTTGCAGTGGACCTGCACCTCGGAATGGGCGTCGAGGAAGCGTGAGAGAATTTCCGTGTTGATGCATTTGGCCAGCATCCGCACTTCCAGGGTGCGGATGCCCTGCATGACTTCGAAGGCGGCGTCGGCGTTGAGGAACGCGCCTTTGACGTAGTAGACGTTCCAGAACATCGTCTCGTCCCAGCGAGCGCCGTCGAACGTCTCCCCTTTGGGAATGAACATATCGCGATTGCGACCGATCACCACGCCGGCGATCACTGAGCCCGTGCCGGAGAGGTCTTTCGTATAGCTGTGAATCACAAAGTCCGGGCGCTCGGCCGGTTCTTCGCGTTGCAGCGGCCGCGTCAGGAACGGCGTGCCGACCGTCGCGTCGAGCAGCACGCGCAAGCCGCGCTCGTGCGCGGCGCGGCAGATGCCGGGCAGGTCCAGCACGTACCCATGCGGGTTGCAGGGAGATTCCAAGTAGACGTAGACCTTGCGCCCGGCGGCGAGGCGATCGGCGTGTTTTTCGATCGTTCGCTCGTAGCAGGCGAGGAAATTGTCGACGCCGTAGCCGTCGAAGGATTCGACGGCGATACCCAGGTTGGACGGCTTGGCGTACCAATCGTGGATCAATTGATGCGCGCCGCCGTAGATATTGCGGCTAGTGATCAGCACGTCGTCGCGCCCCAAGGCATGGGCCAGCACGCCGTCGATGGCGGCCATGCCGGAGCTGAAATTCCAGGCCAGGTAGTCGCCGGAATATTTTCCCGCCTCCAGGTCGACGATGTAATTCGCCAGCGCGATCGACGTGGGGTTGAGCAGCCGGGAATAGATTTCCAGCAGCAACTCTTTGCCCTGGAAGGCGTCTTCGATCCATTCGGCGCAGGCGTAGATGTACGTCGCCGTGCGGGCGATCACCGGGTTGGCGGCAAAGATCGCCGTGACGTTGTCGAAGACCGCGTAGGGGCCCTTTGCGCAGAGGGTCGCCGGACGATAGTTCAGGCTTTGGTACGACGCCCTGGCGGGGTTCTGCCAGGTATCGAGGAGCTTGGCGAACTGAAAGGAGAGGAATTTCTTGGCATTGAACCGAGCGATCCGGTCGGCGCGGTCGAGCGCCTGGATCGATTCCAGGCTTTCCCGCCAGATCTGGTCGAGGTCGACCTGCGTTTCGTAGAGCCGCTCCACGATGCGCAGCAGGGAACGGCCGAAATCGTCGTCGGCGTCGAGGCCGAAGTGGACCAACTGTTCGCGGGCCAGGCTGGGGGCATCGTGGGCGGCCGTGGTCTTGCGCCGCGGGGAGAGCCGCCGCATGCTGGTCCAACGGGGATCGGCCGGATTGCCGGAAGGAGTGCTCATGATGGTTTCATCCGTGAGTGGGGGCGCGAAGACGTCGGATTATAGGCGATGAACGGACTTTGGTCCTACCGGCGTGGATAAGCGACGAATGTAGCTTCGATGGCACTTCCCGCGGCGAATTGACACCCCTGGTTGGCAACGCTAACTTGTTGAGTATTCGGCACTTGCCGTGCCTGGACCGCGAAGGAGTGAATCGGAATGAAACGATCGTTTGTCGCCGCGAGCGGCGTGTTTTTGACGGCACTCGTCATCGGCTGCGGAGGTGGCGGAGGTGGCAAGGGGAACGGCAGTGGTGGTGGCGCTGGTGGTGGCTCTACTGGGCCGATCCGCATTGGTGCGGTGCTGGAACTCTCCGGCGGCACGGCCACTTACGGCGAAGAAACCCGTAACGGCATCGACATGGCGTTGGAGAAGCTCAACGCCGGGCGCGAGCGGCCGATCGAAGTCGTGTATGCCGACAACAACAGCGGCGCCACGGAGACGGCCAGCGCGGTGCGGCAATTGATCGACGCCGACAAGGTGACCGCGATCATCGGCGCGGTGGCCTCGACGAATACCATCGCCGGCGCAACGCAGGCGCAAAACAACAAGACGCCGATGATCACGCCGGGCTCGACGAATGTCGAAGTCACGCGGATCGGCGATTACATCTCGCGCGTCTGCTTCATCGACTCGTTTCAAGGCCCGGCGATCGCTCGTTTCGCCGCCGAGGAGTTGAAGAAGACCAAGGGTTTCCTGGTGATCGACAAATCGGCCGACTACAGCGTGGGGCTAGCGGATTCGATTCGCACGACCTTCACTTCGCTGGGCGGCACGATCGTCGGCGAGACGAACTTCGAAGCCCGGGCGAGTGACTTCTCCGCATTGATCACGCAGGTTGAACAAGCCAAGCCGGATGTGATCTTCATTCCCGCTTACTATCGTGAAGTCGGGCTGATGCTCAAGCAAGCCCGCGGGCATTGGGACGGCATTCCGAAGCTCGGCGGCGACGGCTGGGACAGCCCGGAGTTATTGGAGCTGGGAGGCGCCGGCGTAATCGGAACGTATTTCGCCACGCACTTCGCGCCGGACGATCCGAACCCGAAGATCCAGGAGTTCACCAAGGCCTACCAGGACAAATACGGCAAGCCGCCGGGTTCGATGAGCGGGCTGGGCTACGACGCGGCGCTGGTGGTGACCGACGCGATCGATCGCGTTGAAGGGGAATTGACCAAGGACAAGTTGCGGGACGCGATCAACGCCACCAGCAATGTCGACGGCGTGACCGGAACGATCAAATTGGATGAGAATCGCAACCCGGTGAAGGACCTGGTCATCCTGGAAGTCACGGCCAGCGGTTTTAAGTTCAAGAAGAAATACTCGCCGTAGCAACTCGACAACACTGCGGCCCCGTTGTGGCATGGTCTCCCGACCATGCCACTCGCCCGACCGAAGGTCTCCAAAACGTGGCGCGGTCGGGAGACCGTGCCACAACTCGTGGTTCGACGTCGATCTCCGCGGTCACAGACCGCGGCTACAGCCGAAAGTCCCTGATTCGATCGCCACCGCATGGACTTCGCATACTTCGTCGATCAGTCGGCTAACGGACTCAGCTTGGGGTGCATGTATGCCTTCATTGCGCTCGGCTACACGATGGTTTACGGCGTGCTGAAGCTGGTGAATTTCGCGCACGGCGAATTCTTCATGCTCGGCGGATTGATCGGCTGCCTGTCGCTGGGCTATCTGCCGTTGGAACAAGTCCCGTTGCCGGAACCGCTGCGGCCCTGGTTTGGATTGTTGGCCGCA
This genomic window contains:
- a CDS encoding PLP-dependent transferase, which gives rise to MSTPSGNPADPRWTSMRRLSPRRKTTAAHDAPSLAREQLVHFGLDADDDFGRSLLRIVERLYETQVDLDQIWRESLESIQALDRADRIARFNAKKFLSFQFAKLLDTWQNPARASYQSLNYRPATLCAKGPYAVFDNVTAIFAANPVIARTATYIYACAEWIEDAFQGKELLLEIYSRLLNPTSIALANYIVDLEAGKYSGDYLAWNFSSGMAAIDGVLAHALGRDDVLITSRNIYGGAHQLIHDWYAKPSNLGIAVESFDGYGVDNFLACYERTIEKHADRLAAGRKVYVYLESPCNPHGYVLDLPGICRAAHERGLRVLLDATVGTPFLTRPLQREEPAERPDFVIHSYTKDLSGTGSVIAGVVIGRNRDMFIPKGETFDGARWDETMFWNVYYVKGAFLNADAAFEVMQGIRTLEVRMLAKCINTEILSRFLDAHSEVQVHCNALAKDENSSLRERLSFLGLPAPLFTIDMRSVPFEAFQRFFDALAPTFDHMISLGQANTIVSCPAFTTHSELSREALEQAGIQPTTIRFAVGDEDPRDLLAHLIAAAKLTIDPSLPGFSAKFPSGAAVDRLIQSCYLEAHRKYIETRRPFAEMQG
- a CDS encoding ABC transporter substrate-binding protein, producing MKRSFVAASGVFLTALVIGCGGGGGGKGNGSGGGAGGGSTGPIRIGAVLELSGGTATYGEETRNGIDMALEKLNAGRERPIEVVYADNNSGATETASAVRQLIDADKVTAIIGAVASTNTIAGATQAQNNKTPMITPGSTNVEVTRIGDYISRVCFIDSFQGPAIARFAAEELKKTKGFLVIDKSADYSVGLADSIRTTFTSLGGTIVGETNFEARASDFSALITQVEQAKPDVIFIPAYYREVGLMLKQARGHWDGIPKLGGDGWDSPELLELGGAGVIGTYFATHFAPDDPNPKIQEFTKAYQDKYGKPPGSMSGLGYDAALVVTDAIDRVEGELTKDKLRDAINATSNVDGVTGTIKLDENRNPVKDLVILEVTASGFKFKKKYSP